From a single Apostichopus japonicus isolate 1M-3 chromosome 12, ASM3797524v1, whole genome shotgun sequence genomic region:
- the LOC139977290 gene encoding uncharacterized protein, with product MALYLFPAYTSSISDSRPTSRSSVPSTEGDNSTKKVHYDAPSRGYIDIDEGTTNIDQLYKKLVIVTAFSQNHFKEAQGVILTAQRTMPNKKIVVYDLGLEKDTKEEVKSYCNVELREFPFDMYPKFVSNLKVYSWKPIIINITLNEFGAIYWGDASVRFKKSLKALLPAAKRHHGYLALIHSFDPKVNSSIIHQYFYTHPEMFKFLNINRTRYYSEKNSSPHLTANRQLIINSSTVQSKIIQPLVECAMQLECISPEGSKKGEHRFDASALALIVYKNLKYEWTPENNSNDIFNEVIDIHRGNTNKYKPKQCRRKHQ from the exons atggCGTTGTATTTGTTTCCAGCATATACGTCTTCCATATCtgatagtaggcctacatcGAGGTCTTCTGTACCTTCAACCGAAGGAGACAATTCAACGAAGAAGGTACATTATGATGCTCCATCCCGTGGATACATTGATATTGATGAGGGaacaacaaacattgatcaACTTTACAAGAAGTTGGTGATTGTTACCGCTTTCTCTCAAAACCACTTCAAGGAGGCCCAAGGTGTTATTTTAACGGCCCAGAGGACGATGCCAAACAAGAAGATAGTGGTTTATGACTTAGGTTTAGAAAAAGACACCAAGGAAGAG GTTAAATCATATTGTAACGTAGAACTTCGGGAATTTCCATTCGACATGTATCCAAAGTTTGTGTCAAACTTGAAGGTGTACTCCTGGAAACCAATTATCATCAAT aTAACTCTTAATGAGTTTGGTGCTATATACTGGGGTGACGCGTCAGTTCGTTTCAAGAAATCACTCAAAGCACTACTCCCTGCGGCAAAGCGTCACCATGGTTACTTGGCGTTAATACATAGCTTTGACCCAAAAGTTAATTCTTCCATTATACATCAATATTTTTACACTCACCCTGAGATGTTCAAATTCCTGAATATTAATCGAACAAGATATTATTCGGAAAAGAATTCTTCACCACACCTCACCGCAAACAGGCAGCTGATTATAAACAGTTCAACAGTACAATCAAAAATAATCCAACCTCTGGTTGAATGTGCCATGCAGTTAGAATGCATCAGTCCGGAGGGCAGTAAGAAAGGGGAACACCGATTTGATGCTTCAGCACTCGCTCTAATAGTCTACAAAAACCTGAAATATGAATGGACACCAGAGAACAACAGCAACGATATCTTCAATGAGGTGATAGACATACATAGAGGAAACACTAATAAATATAAACCGAAACAATGCAGAAGAAAGCAtcaataa